In the genome of Candidatus Promineifilum breve, the window CCGGCGGCGATACCTACCTCGGCCAATTCTGCGGCGGCTCGCTCATCGCCGCCGATTGGGTGCTGACCGCCGCCCATTGCGTCGACAACGACGCCCCCGGCGACATCGACGTGGTGGCCGGCATCCATGATCTGACCGCGCCGGAGACAGGCTTCCGCCGCGTTGGGCTGGACGAGATCATCGTCCATCCCGGCTGGAGCAACAGCACCAAGGACAACGACATCGCCCTGCTGCGGCTGGCCTCGCCCATCGCCGAGCGGGCGGGCGGCGGCGGCGAGCTGCCCATCCGGTACGCCACGCTGCCGCCGGCGGCCATCGGCGCGCTGGCCGGGGCCACGACGACCGTCACCGGCTGGGGCAATCGCCTGCCCGGCGGCTCCGATTACCCGCCCCGGCTGCATGAGGTGGAGGTGCAGGTCATTGCCAACGCCGCTTGCGCGTCGGCCTATAGCAATCTGACCGACAACATGCTCTGCGCCGGTGTGGACGGCGGCGGCAAGGATTCGTGCCAGGGCGACAGCGGCGGCCCGCTGGTCTACAACAATAGCGGCGAATGGCAGCAGGTCGGCATCGTCAGCTTCGGCATCGGCTGCGCCGAGGCCGATTACCCCGGCGTCTATGCCCGCGTATCGCGCTACATCGACTGGATCATCCCGCTGGTAGCCACGGATCTGGCCTACGTGCCGGTTGCCCTCTACGTGCCGCCGGCCGGGCCGCCGCCGCCGCCGCCCGACCCGCTTGAAAACGGCAACTTCGAGCAGGGGGCGGGCGTGGGCTGGAGTGAGGCGTCCAGCGGTGGCTGGCCGATCGTCACCAACGATTTCCTGACCAACGTCATCGATCCCATTGGCGTGTGGGCGGCGTGGCTGGGTGGGGCCAATGACGAGCAGTCGGAATTGTGGCAGCAGATCGTCGTCGACCCCGCCACGCCGGTGCTGCGCTACACCTATGCCATCGGTTCGGCCGACGACTGTGGTTTCGACCGGGCCCAGATTGTCATCAACAGCACGGCTGTCGTACGCCAATTTGATTTGTGCGTGGCTAATGAGACCGACGGCTGGGTGCAGGGCACGGTCGATCTGGCAGCCTACGCCGGACAGAGTGTGGAACTGCTCTTCCTGCTGGTGAATGACGAAACACGCAACAGCAATTTCTTCCTCGACAACGTGGGCTTCGTCGCGGCGGCGGCCGCGGCCGAGCCGGCCGCGCCCCGCGCCCCGTCGGGCGATCTGGCTGCGCCCAAGAGTCGATAGCCCCCCGCCAACAGAAAAGCCCCGCGAGCAGTCTTGCTCGCGGGGCTTTCCCCTTTCCGGCGACGACCGGGGCGGCGCGGGTGCGCGGCCCCTCAAATCATCATCATAACCGATTACCCGAAGAAAAGCCGGCATGATGTAGGGCGGGATGGTATCCCGCCCCTCCCCGCCCACCCCTTAGCCATAACGACCGAACAGCGCGAAGAAGGCGGGATACCATCCCGCCCAACATATTGACAGACCGATTGAAGTGAGTATCCTATGAGATAGGTTGCCGGCTCCCCGCCGCGCGGCCCATGAACAGTGCTCATCGGTGGGGGCAAGCCGATGAGGAGCGCACAACCATAAACCTGTCAGTCCAATCGCATAGGAGGTATCCCATAATGAACCGCGTGTCTACTTCGATCCCGTGGCGGCGTCGGGCCTTTTTGGCGTTGCTGGTGATGGCCTTGTTGCTCATCCCCTCGGCCGCGCTGGCCCAGAGCGCCCCGCCCAGCTCCGACGGTCTGGAGCCGGGCGAGCACGTCACCTATGAGCAGGAGGTGCCGATCAACGTCGTGTTTGTCGGCTATGAGGAGGGCGATTTGGCCCTCGGCGATATGGAGGCGGTTCTGCCGGCCGCCTACGCCCCCATCGTCCGCTATCCGGCCTTCTATGGTCTGGCGGGGCGCGACATGGGGCTGAATTTCACCTTCGACTACAGCACCTATTTCGCCGATGCCGCCTTTGAGGACGACTTCTTCGGCTATTTGGCCGACACCGGCACGCCCGGCCCCATGACCCTGTTCCAATCGGACTACAACGCCCAGGTCAACAACGTGCTCGACGTGACCGACCCGGTGCTCTACATCGACGGCCCCTCGGCCGAGTGGTGGCTGATGGACAACGCCGGCCGGCTGGGCGTCGACCCGGCCCAGGGCTATACCATCTTCTTCATCAACTGGTACAGCCGCCCCGATTTCCAGTTCCACGTCTACACCAAGACCGACGCGCCCGACCCCGACACCGGCTACAACTTCGGCGAGGTGCGCGACAGCCGCAAGATGATCGCCTGGGGCGGCTCCCACGGCCGCACCTGGTTCTATGACCTCTCGGCCGGGCCGGAGGCGTGGACCGACAACTGGAACGTCGACGACCCCGACCTGGACGGCGACGGCGTGGAAGATTACCGCATGCCGCCCATCTGGGAATATGCCGCCGGCGGCTTCCGCGACCCCGCCGCGCTGTCGGAGGATTTGGGTCTGGTGGCCCGCTTCGTCGCCATCAACCTGCTCTTCACCCCGTCGCCGCTCTATGACCCGCTGGTCAGTTCGCCCGGGCCGGAGGGGGACAAGATTCTCCACGTCGAGATGTTCGAGCTGGACGGCAACGGCCGCGTGCAGGGCACGCACTATTACAATGCCCCGCTGGCCGGCGAGCTGATGTCCGATTTCCAGCCGTACTATGATTGGCAGTCGGCCGTCGATCTGAACCCGCGGGCCATCGCCGGCGTCCAGCGCACCTTGCGCATCTTCTCCGGCCGGGCGCTGTTGCAGGGCTGCTGGCAGAATTTCGGCACGCCGTTTGCCCAGATGTTCTGCTTCTTCGACCGGAACTACGGCCGCTTCGTGCCCGCCTATGGGCCGCAGGATTACGTCGCCGCCCAGTTCGCCTTCCACACCACGGCCACCCGGATGGGCGACCAGTTCGGCCTGCTGGGCTTCGCCGATGACGACTGGGTGACCGGCACGCCGTCCTACGTGTTCACCTTCGGCGCGCGCGAGTACCGCGAGTTGGGCTACGGCTTCACCAGCACGGTCGTCCACGAGGGCGGCCATCACATCGGTCTGTCGCATCCCCACGACGGCTACGACGCCGAAATGGGCCTCGACTATGGCCCCGGCGGCTCGTTGTATTTCGCCTGGTCGGGCGACGAGGCCGACTCGGTGATGAACTACCTCGGCACGACCAACCTCTTCGGCATGTTCAACCAGGACAGCATGAACCGCTACATTTTCGCCGGTTACCTGAACTGGGCCAACATGATCCTGGCCGACATCGTGGCCCACCCCGACGCGGCCTCGGTGCAGGCTTACGTGGACGCGGCCGAAGCGGCGGCGATGCTGGCCCAGGATGCCTTCTGGGCCTGGGACTATGACGCAGCGGCGGCCCACGCCCGCACCGCCTACGAGCAGATCGGCCTGGCGGCCATGCAACTGGGCATCTCCACCGACATGGTCGCGCCCATGCGGGCCATCACCCCCACCGGCGCCCCGCCCAAGGAGGGCGACCCGATTCGCTTCCCCAATAATTAGGGGCTAGGTTCTAGGTTCTAGGGGCTAGGGAAGAGCGATCTTCCCTAGCCCCTTCTCCCTTTCCCCCCTGCTCCCCTGCTCCCCTGCTCCCCTGCTCCCCCATATGTGGCGCTAGACCAAACGTTCGATTTTGTGCTATAATAGCCTTGTTCTCAGAGAGAACATCCATCCCAAATCAGGAGACAGGGGTTTTCAGATATCGAATACGGACACAGAGATCACGGAGGAGTCACAGAGGCCACAGAGGCCACAGAGAGAAGACAGCCGCACTCTCTGTGAATCTCTGTGACTCCTCTGTGTCCTCTGTGTTCTTAAGATGACTACTGAAAAGCCCCCAACCAGGAGAATAACCCCCCGTGAAGATCGTCAAGAAATATCCCGATGGTGTGTTTAGCTGGATCGACCTGACCACGACCGACATTGCCGCCGCGCAAGCCTTCTATGCCGGGCTGTTCGGCTGGGAAGTGGACGAGCAGCCGGTGGGCGACAGTGGCGTGAATTACACCAACTTTCGCCTCAATGGCTACACCGTGGCCGGCGGCGGCCAGATGATGCCCGACATGCTGGCCGCGGGCGTGCCGTCCAACTGGATGCCCTACGTCAACACCGACGACATCGAGGCCACCGCGGCGCGGGCCACGGCCGCCGGTGGCGTGGTCTTCATGCCGCCGATGGCGGTGATGGACGCGGGCAGCATGGCCTTCCTGCAAGACCCCAGCGGCGCGGCGTTCGGCCTGTGGCAACCGGGCAACCACATCGGGGCGCAGGTCGTCAATCAGCCCAATGCGTTGGTCTGGAACGAGCTGCAAACCCGCGACACGGAGGCGGCCGGCGCGTTCTACAAGCAGGTGTTCGGCTGGGGGCAGCGCACCAACGACGGCTATACCATGTGGGATCAGGACGGCCGCGTCCAATGCGGCGGGCTGCCGCTCGACCCGGCCTGGGGCGACGCCGTGCCGTCGAACTGGCTGACCTACTTCATGGTCGAGGACGTGGACGCCACGGCGGCACGGCTGGGCGAATTGGGCGGCACGGCCGTCCACGGCCCGGTGGACATCGAGGGCATGGGGCGCATGATGGTGGCCCAGGACCCCCAGGGCGCAACCTTCGCCGTCATCCGCTTCAACGGGCCGGTCGATGAGCCGCCGGGGGAGGTGGAGGAAGTGGGTTAGGCGGTTGGGAGCAGCAGGTCAGTATTCAGTAGGCCAGTGGATCAGTTGAGAATGAGTGAGCCGCCTTAGCCATGACTGGGTGAGCGACGGTAGGTCTGTAGCCGGTCATCTAAAGAGAGGCGAACTCACGGGTCGAGGCCCCGCCATTGGCGGGGCCTCGACCTTTGGCGTTGGCGGAGGACTAGGGCAGGAACTCCTCCAGCGGTGGGCGGGCGATGGGCGGGGAGAACTCCAGCCCGGTGGCACGATTCGGCGGATTCCAGGGGCAATTCTGGCCGCTGAAATAGTAGTTGTCGAAGCGCGCCTCGAAATTCGGCGCGAACGATCCGGCGCTGATGGCGATGCGGCCGTCCACATTGGGCATCGTGAATCGGTAGAGAAAAGTGTCATTCACGAACAGGTGCATTTCATGATCGCCAGAGGACTGCTGTATTTCGACCCGGTTCCAACCGCCCACGGCCGCGATGTGGCCGTCGGTGCCCGTTGCCAGCAAATTCCAGCCCGCGCCCGCCAGATACTCGAACACCACCCAGCGGCCCAGGCTGGGGGCGATCTCCAGCGTATAGAAGTGGGACCAGTCATCATTCAGGCCGAAGACCAGGCCCGATAGCCCTTCCGCGTCGACCACGCGGGTCGAGATGGCTGTCCGTTGGCCATCCACCCAGCGGTCACCGCGGCCGACGGCGAACCAGGCGTCGGCGTTGCGCTGGCGGATCATGTACGTCTCGCTGTCATAGCCGAACGCGACGTTGCCGTTGTCCCCGCTCGGCCAGCCGGAGGTCGGGTCGGTGAAGAAGTCCCGGATGAAGCCGCCGCTGCACGTGTTGTTGAAGGTCACGGGCACGGCCGCGGCGTGGCTGGTGGGGCGGAAGATTTCGATTGATTCCCTCAGGACGACGGCGATTTCACCGTCGGCCAAGGGTGCGAGCCGGCTTTCTGTAAGAGTGGCGAACTTTTCATGCTTCAGATGGCCTACGTTTATCACCGCGCCGGTGGCGGGGTCGAAGGTCAGAAGTTGGGAGTGAAGGTCGTTATAGGGATTCTCCGCCAGGACGATGGCGCGCCGGCCGTCGGGCGAAAAAGTTGTGCCCATGATGCCAAATCCAAACTTGGACGTTTCCAGGAGCGTGTGCGCGGGTTGCAACGTCTGCCCATCGTACAGGTACAAGATGTTGTCGGAGGCGGCGAAGAAGTAAGCCCCGTCGGGCGAGACCGCCCCAAAATAAACACCATCGTGGGTCGGGACACTGAGTTCCGCAACGGGCGCGGTCGCGGCAATGTTGTAGCGCCGGATGTGCGGCGTCCAGTTGTTATTCGTCTCTTCGAAGACGAAGAGCTGATCGCCGGCGATCGCGATCCTGGCGATGGCCGCGCCGTCGGCGGCCTCAAAGTAGCCCAGGCTGGTTCCCGTGGCCGGGTCGAAGATGTTGACCACCGTATCGCTGTAACTGATCCAGTACAGCCGGTCGTCCGGCCCATAGGCCATGTCGGACACGCTGCACGTAACGGTGGACGGGGCGCACGGCAGCGGCACGTCGGCGACCAGCGTCATCGTGGCGGTGTCGTAAAAACGCAGGTGGCCCCGTTCGCCGAAATAGTCTGTGATGCTGACGAGGCGCGTCCCGCTCCGGTTCAGGGCCAGGACGGACAATTCCGGGTCTTCCAGCGTCATCAGCCGCCGGGCCTGGCTGGTGTCGAAGACGTTGAGGGTGGGGCCATCGTCGATGTAACCGCCATCGCTAAAGGAAACGTACAGACGGTCGTGGGCCGGGTCGGCCACGGCTTGGGCCATGTAGGGCATCGTGAAGCCGGTGATGTGGGCGCGGTGGTAGAAGACGGGTATCAGGCCGTTCGGCGGCGCGGCCGTCGGCTCGCCGCCGGGCGCGCCGGGCTGGGCCGCGAGTCGCGACGAGGCAGTCAGGATGACGATGAGCAGGCAAGCGCAGACGATTCGCAGCGGCGAACGAAAACGGGACATGGTTGGCTCCTGTTAAACCCCCAGCCGGCAGCGCCGTCGCGGCTTTTATCGCCCGCTAATGCACCCGCCCGCGCGCGTGCCAGATGATGAGCAGCATGAGAATACCCAACGAAAGAGGAATGAATACAAAGAGGGCGGCGGCCAGTTCCGGGTTCATGCGCCGATGATAGCAAATGTTGGGGCGCATGTCATGCGTTGCTTCTTGCGGCGCGGTGGGTTATTGAAAATCAACCAATCAAAACGGCGTAGGGGCGAGGCGGCGGCGATAGGGGTAACGGGCAGCCAATAGCCTTGTCTCGCCGCCGCCTCGCCCCTTCTTCGCGCCGTCGTTATAGAAGAGGGGTCAGGCAACCGGGCGAGAAGTCTGCGCGTTGCCGGCGACGCCTCTCCCGGTTGCCTGACCCCTACGTCAGGCGTGATTATGTGCTAATTGGCAACGATCTAATGGCTACTACAGAGCGCCGAAGAACGATAGCGATAGCGATTGCGATTGCGACCCACTGACCACTGACCACTGACCACTACCCACTGACCACTACCCACTAATTACTGGTCAGCGCGGCCGATAGGCCCACACATTATCCACCTGCTGCCGGTCGAACTTGTCGCGCACCGGCGAGCCTTTGCGGCTGATGTCCTTGCCGAACTGATCGACCATGCTGCCGGCGATCCACTCCGGGGTGCGGTAGAACAGCGCCTTGTGGGCCGTGGTGATGATTTCCAGGCCGCGCGGGTCGGCCATGAGACCCTCAACGATGGTTTGGCGGGTGACGTAGGGATCGTCGACCAGACTCTTGGCGCGAACGATGGCGGCGATGAGGCCGGAGGTTTCGTCGATGGGGAAGGGGGCGGCGGCCTTGGGGGCGCGAACGCGGGGGGCTTTGGCCGTCTTCTGAGCCGCCAGCGCCGCCGCTTCGGCCCCGGCCTGGTTGTTTTCCCAATGGATTTTCAGCGCGGCCAGCAGGTGGCGCTTGGTCATCCCGTCCTCATAGCGGACGGTGGCCCACATGCCGTCGATGGCCATAATCTCGTATTCACCGGCCGGATTACGATAGCGGTGACCCACTTCAATAGTATCGGTCATGTTAACTCTCCGTTGGAAGCGCAGCCGCGTGCGGTGGCGGTTCGGGGTATCATTATTGTAATTGTCTGTAGTATACCCCAAGTGGGGGAAAAAGGCGAACGGGGGGGGTGGGGGAGCAGGGGAGCGGGGGAGCAGGGGAGCGGGGGAGCAGGGGAGCGGGGGAGCAGGGGAGCGGGGGAGCGCCGCCGGGACGGCGGCTCTTCCTCACCCCTGCCCCCCTGCCCCCCTGCCCCCCTGCGCTACGGAATCGTCACCACCATGCTATAACTAATCGGCCCCGCGGCCGGGTCACTAAAGACGACGATGGTGTAATCGCCGCCGGCGGACAGGGGCACGACGACCCCCGCCGGATCACGGCCCACGGCGATGAGGTCGCCGGCGGGGCTATAGACGAAGACACTCAACCAGCCGGGCGTCGTGGCAACGAGCGAGGCCGTCATCGTCTGCCCGGCCATCGCCCCAATGACCCAGGTGTTCGCGCCGCCGCCGAAGGGTAAGTCGCCGGTCACGGTGGTCGAGGTAGCGCCGATGGGGAAGATGATGCGCGTGGCCGCGCCCGGCAGCGGCGGCACGGTGACGGTCAGGCGGTAATTGACCGCCGCGCCGGCCGTATCCAGCGTGATCAGATAGTCGCCCGTGGCCGAGAGGCGCGTGCCCAATTCCGTGGGGGCGCGGCCGAAGTTGAGCGTGTTGCCCGCCGCGTCGCGCACGGCGATGTTGACGTTGCCCGGCGGGTTATCGGTCAGCGCGGTGAGCAGCGTCTGCCCGGCCTGGCCGCGAATGACGTACTGCGTCGCCGGCGTGCCGCCCACGACCGAGCCGTCGAGGGCCGCGCTGATCTGGCCGGGGCCGAAGGTGATGCGCGTCGGCTGGGCCGGGGGCACGGTCGGCGGCACGCCCAGCGGCGGCGCGGTGACGGTCAGCACGTAGGTGAAGGCCGGGGCATTGAGGCCGCTGGTCAAGTCGATGAAGTAATCGCCGGCCGAAGAGGTGGTGATCGACAGGCCGCTCATGTCCGTGCCCACGGCCACCCGTTGCCCCAGGCTGTTGCTGATGACGATATCGGTGACGGCCGGCACCGAGGCGAAGACGGCCACGCTCAGGTTTTGCCCGGCGGCCAGGGCCAGCACGTACTGGTTCAAATCGCCGCCGGCCACCATCGAATCATTCAATTGGGCCACCGACGCGCCGGGCGCGAACTGGATGCGCGTCGGCGGCAGGCCCGAGCCGGGCGGCACGAAGACCTGCATGGTGTAGGCGATCTGCGGCGCGGCCAAGGGCGTGGCCAGATTGATCTGGTAATCGCCGGTGGCCGGGGCCGCGACCGAAATGCCCGCCGTGTCCGGGTTAGCGGCCAGCACGCCGCCGCTCATGTCCATGAGCATGACGTTGATGGCCCCCGGCGGCGTCGCCAGCGTCTGCACACTGATGACCTGCCCGACCAGCACGCGGATGATCCACGTGTCGCCGTCGCCCCCGGCCACCAGCGTGCTCTGCACCGTGGCCGAGGTGGCCCCGGGGGCAAAGGTGATGCGCGCCGAGCCGCCGGGCGGTGGGCCGTAAGGGGGTGTGGCGGTGGGCGGCACGGGCGTAGCCGGCGGGCGGGTGGCGGTGGGTGGAATGGCCGTCGGTGGGATGGCCGTGGCGGTCGGTGGAACGGCCGTCGGCGGGCCGGCCGTCGCCGTGGCCGGGATGGCCGTGGGCGACGGGGTGGGCGAATTGGTCAGCGTCGCCGGCGCGGCCGTAGGCACGGTGGAAGTGGCCCCGGTCGTGGCCGCCGCCGTGGCCGCCGTGGTGGCGGCGCTGGTGGGCAACTCGCCCCCGTCCGGCCCGCGGCGGCAGGCGGCCAGGACAACCAACAACGACAAAAGCATGAATACGGACAGACCCTTGCGCGACATGTTAGCCTCCTTAAGTCGCTTAACAACAAACATCGGCCTTCTTCGTAGTAAGCACTTTAGGGCTTTTCTGAAGAACGGCGATCAATCGCCTAACTACAAACGATGAATAGGTGTTAGAAACGTGCCATACCTTACGATTTATGACCTGGACGGCCCCAACTCTCTACGCCTAGTATACCACCCGGCGGCCGTCGGTTCCGGACGGCATCATGGCGGGAGAGTGGCTATTGCCCTACCGTCTCTTTAATGTCCGTCCCTTCGGTTTCCAGTTGCAAGTATACGGATTCGTGGACGCCCGTCTGTCAAGCAGGCGACACTAAAAGATTGGATTTGATTGCAGCGGCCGACCTGGGTTGGCAAGTCATCGCTGCCGGCGGCTCGACGATGAGCAGTTCGTCCTACACCCTGCTGAGCACCACCGGCCAGCCCGTGGCCGGCGCGGCCAGCGGGGCCGACCATACGCTGCTAAGCGGCTATTGGTATGGCTTCCAGCAGTTCGTGTGGACGGTGTTGTTGCCGGTGGTTATGGGATCGCCGCCGTAGAAACCGAGTTTCTTCTTGTAATACCTTCGCCAAATCACGAAGGGCAAAGGGCAGGTTGAGGGGGATGAATCCTGCCCAACCTGGAAATCCGGTCGAAAATTGCTTCCGTAAAAATCGGGTCTGGTTTTTGCGGAAGCAATTTTAGCACTTCGGCCACGTATTTATGGCCGCGATAATGAGCTTTCAAATCCAGCACGTTGACCGCTGGGTCTTCACGCCGCAGGTCCTGTAACAACACCTGAGAAACGTTGACCATCAGGAAGGACAGATTGATGGCATTGGTCACCGGGGTCTTTTTGACGTTCATAAAGTCCTCTAAACCCCAGTATTGTTTGGCGTCGCGGAAATTGAACTCGATTTGAAAACGCAGTTGATAATACTCTAGCACCTGCGACCAGTTCAGGGCCAGGTCGCTGGTGAACAACAACACACGGGCCTGCGCGCCGGTGGTCGGCCTTGTTTTGAGCAGGATGACCACATTGAGCGGCTGGGCGAACGCCTTGTGGCGCAGGGTAGCCTGATAGATGTCGGTGTGGACGCCGTCGTCGATGATCGTCTGCTGCCAGCAGCTGGCCGGGAGGTTGTCATAGGCGACCTTAGCGCCGTACTTACAACGTTTGTTGTCCCCCTGGTAGGGGAAATACAGGGCGGCATCGTGACGCAATTTGGAAACCAGGTGCAGCCCGCACTGCCGAACCATTTGCAGGGCATTGTTGTTGCCGAAGTGGCCGTCCAAGACCAGATAGGTCAATTTGAGTCGTTGGTCAACCACCGCCAAAAACTGCTTGACCATCGTTTGGATGCGGGTCAGTTCGGGCGTTAAGGTCACCTCGGTTTTGATGCTGTTGCGACGCCCCGGCGGGCGGCCGGGGCGGCCCGCGCTACTTTGGGCGGCGGCTTTCTTGCGCCGCGTCCGCGGCTTGACCTCTCTGTTTACCCCTTCCTGGCTGGGCACTTGTTCGCTCATCACCGGATACGACCGCCGTTCCCGCGGGTTGACCAACGACAAGGCAAACAGGGCCACGCTGGACACTGGCCGGCCCCATAACGGCGCATAGAAGCGTCCCAAGCCGTGCGTCTCCTTGCCCGATTTGCTGACGACACATTCATCCCCCACTAACAGGTACTCGTCCCCGGCCTGGTGCAGATGGTCACGGAAGAAGGCCCACATGACTTGTATCCAGGGAATGGTGGTCTGGAAAAAACGTTGT includes:
- a CDS encoding serine protease: MNFPFRRSHALRAGILLLAVFLCATAAIAATAATAALAQTDPRIVGGQEATPGEWPWQVALVQSGGDTYLGQFCGGSLIAADWVLTAAHCVDNDAPGDIDVVAGIHDLTAPETGFRRVGLDEIIVHPGWSNSTKDNDIALLRLASPIAERAGGGGELPIRYATLPPAAIGALAGATTTVTGWGNRLPGGSDYPPRLHEVEVQVIANAACASAYSNLTDNMLCAGVDGGGKDSCQGDSGGPLVYNNSGEWQQVGIVSFGIGCAEADYPGVYARVSRYIDWIIPLVATDLAYVPVALYVPPAGPPPPPPDPLENGNFEQGAGVGWSEASSGGWPIVTNDFLTNVIDPIGVWAAWLGGANDEQSELWQQIVVDPATPVLRYTYAIGSADDCGFDRAQIVINSTAVVRQFDLCVANETDGWVQGTVDLAAYAGQSVELLFLLVNDETRNSNFFLDNVGFVAAAAAAEPAAPRAPSGDLAAPKSR
- a CDS encoding VOC family protein; the protein is MKIVKKYPDGVFSWIDLTTTDIAAAQAFYAGLFGWEVDEQPVGDSGVNYTNFRLNGYTVAGGGQMMPDMLAAGVPSNWMPYVNTDDIEATAARATAAGGVVFMPPMAVMDAGSMAFLQDPSGAAFGLWQPGNHIGAQVVNQPNALVWNELQTRDTEAAGAFYKQVFGWGQRTNDGYTMWDQDGRVQCGGLPLDPAWGDAVPSNWLTYFMVEDVDATAARLGELGGTAVHGPVDIEGMGRMMVAQDPQGATFAVIRFNGPVDEPPGEVEEVG
- a CDS encoding WD40 repeat domain-containing protein — translated: MSRFRSPLRIVCACLLIVILTASSRLAAQPGAPGGEPTAAPPNGLIPVFYHRAHITGFTMPYMAQAVADPAHDRLYVSFSDGGYIDDGPTLNVFDTSQARRLMTLEDPELSVLALNRSGTRLVSITDYFGERGHLRFYDTATMTLVADVPLPCAPSTVTCSVSDMAYGPDDRLYWISYSDTVVNIFDPATGTSLGYFEAADGAAIARIAIAGDQLFVFEETNNNWTPHIRRYNIAATAPVAELSVPTHDGVYFGAVSPDGAYFFAASDNILYLYDGQTLQPAHTLLETSKFGFGIMGTTFSPDGRRAIVLAENPYNDLHSQLLTFDPATGAVINVGHLKHEKFATLTESRLAPLADGEIAVVLRESIEIFRPTSHAAAVPVTFNNTCSGGFIRDFFTDPTSGWPSGDNGNVAFGYDSETYMIRQRNADAWFAVGRGDRWVDGQRTAISTRVVDAEGLSGLVFGLNDDWSHFYTLEIAPSLGRWVVFEYLAGAGWNLLATGTDGHIAAVGGWNRVEIQQSSGDHEMHLFVNDTFLYRFTMPNVDGRIAISAGSFAPNFEARFDNYYFSGQNCPWNPPNRATGLEFSPPIARPPLEEFLP
- a CDS encoding transposase, producing MNILALLQPLRPIVSQTTMRQMSVLMGAMLAMTGRVTMLGMARWTDKGGSYRSVQRFFQTTIPWIQVMWAFFRDHLHQAGDEYLLVGDECVVSKSGKETHGLGRFYAPLWGRPVSSVALFALSLVNPRERRSYPVMSEQVPSQEGVNREVKPRTRRKKAAAQSSAGRPGRPPGRRNSIKTEVTLTPELTRIQTMVKQFLAVVDQRLKLTYLVLDGHFGNNNALQMVRQCGLHLVSKLRHDAALYFPYQGDNKRCKYGAKVAYDNLPASCWQQTIIDDGVHTDIYQATLRHKAFAQPLNVVILLKTRPTTGAQARVLLFTSDLALNWSQVLEYYQLRFQIEFNFRDAKQYWGLEDFMNVKKTPVTNAINLSFLMVNVSQVLLQDLRREDPAVNVLDLKAHYRGHKYVAEVLKLLPQKPDPIFTEAIFDRISRLGRIHPPQPALCPS